From the genome of Blautia pseudococcoides, one region includes:
- a CDS encoding TRAP transporter small permease — translation MERKKTALSGFFDVIGGVENVVLAIMVVGMIFTILVQIIGRVIGHPFPWTEETSRYLFLWMMFVALAAGFNQAESSRVTLFVAKGPKWLRKFSEILYAVIVTLFFGFMIVYGWEVVRQQIMMKEMGTALMIPMYIIGICQPVAGVLGIIGVLQSFMEYHGNVEIAGKSKENKVTEEKER, via the coding sequence ATGGAACGAAAGAAAACAGCCCTGTCCGGATTCTTTGATGTGATTGGCGGAGTGGAGAATGTGGTTCTTGCCATTATGGTGGTGGGAATGATATTCACGATCCTGGTGCAGATCATAGGGCGTGTGATCGGACATCCCTTTCCCTGGACAGAGGAAACCAGCAGGTATCTCTTCCTGTGGATGATGTTTGTAGCACTGGCGGCAGGCTTTAACCAGGCGGAATCTTCCCGGGTCACGCTGTTTGTGGCAAAGGGACCGAAATGGCTCAGAAAGTTCAGTGAAATATTATACGCAGTGATCGTAACTTTGTTTTTTGGCTTCATGATCGTTTACGGATGGGAAGTTGTCCGGCAGCAGATCATGATGAAAGAAATGGGGACAGCCCTGATGATCCCCATGTACATAATCGGCATTTGCCAGCCGGTTGCCGGGGTACTTGGCATTATAGGCGTCCTGCAGAGTTTTATGGAATATCACGGTAATGTTGAGATTGCCGGAAAAAGTAAAGAAAACAAAGTAACAGAAGAGAAGGAGAGGTGA
- a CDS encoding DctP family TRAP transporter solute-binding subunit: MKKRVLAAVLSAAMICTGLAGCGGNSGSTHASGKADAGKKTKITIAVPDPESSYIYQAAQEFADRAGEYSEGTLEFTVSGNGSLYGGDTAAGIKQLSAGSLQMLILASSVYASFEPGYNVISVPYMFDDQQQLLDYLNSHTGKELMNRVSHMGITTVGSWTRSFRKITNSKNPVNKPEDLKGMVLRVPNNALYVEFFGACGAVTTPMNFSEVYNALQLNTLDGQENPVDVPFSNKFYEVQKYISGTEHMADAWLVGINSAVFDGLSEKQQEAITKAGEEVQQWNVDFMEKEDETALQTLLDNGMEYNEISEEGRQEFVKVSQSCYGKFKELIGDDELFDATTKFCGKN, encoded by the coding sequence ATGAAGAAAAGAGTATTAGCAGCAGTGCTGTCAGCAGCTATGATATGTACCGGACTTGCAGGATGCGGAGGAAACAGCGGGAGTACCCATGCTTCCGGAAAAGCAGATGCAGGAAAGAAGACGAAAATCACCATCGCAGTGCCGGACCCTGAGTCATCCTATATCTACCAGGCAGCGCAGGAGTTCGCGGACCGCGCCGGTGAGTATTCTGAAGGCACACTGGAATTTACGGTTTCCGGAAACGGTTCCCTCTATGGCGGGGACACAGCAGCTGGTATCAAACAGCTTTCCGCAGGTTCCCTGCAAATGCTGATCCTGGCCAGCAGTGTGTATGCCAGCTTTGAACCCGGATACAATGTGATCTCTGTGCCTTACATGTTTGACGACCAGCAGCAGCTTCTGGATTACTTAAACAGCCACACGGGGAAAGAACTTATGAACCGTGTTTCCCATATGGGAATCACCACAGTGGGAAGCTGGACCAGATCTTTCCGCAAGATCACCAATTCCAAAAATCCTGTGAACAAACCGGAAGATTTAAAGGGTATGGTCCTTAGAGTGCCCAACAATGCCCTGTATGTAGAGTTCTTTGGTGCCTGCGGTGCAGTGACAACGCCTATGAACTTCAGTGAAGTTTACAATGCGCTTCAGTTAAATACTCTGGACGGACAGGAAAATCCTGTGGATGTTCCCTTCTCTAACAAGTTCTATGAGGTACAGAAATATATCTCCGGCACAGAGCATATGGCAGACGCCTGGCTGGTAGGGATCAACAGCGCTGTCTTTGACGGCTTATCCGAAAAACAGCAGGAAGCCATCACAAAAGCCGGTGAGGAAGTGCAGCAGTGGAATGTTGATTTCATGGAAAAAGAAGATGAGACTGCCTTGCAGACACTGCTGGATAACGGCATGGAGTACAATGAGATCTCTGAGGAAGGCCGTCAGGAATTTGTCAAAGTGTCCCAGTCCTGTTACGGCAAGTTTAAAGAACTGATCGGGGATGACGAACTGTTCGACGCTACAACAAAATTTTGCGGTAAAAACTAA